One Granulicella sp. 5B5 DNA window includes the following coding sequences:
- a CDS encoding DUF1488 family protein, producing the protein MANRRGDEIAENLAAVVDFIRQSADGAQSGQIADALKEIPQRTLQRWLKRLVEEGKLTQDGKGRAARYRLPKVLEEPEAAPGRQVQPEQAKSDEAVVPLSAGSEKNREYLRQPSSARKAVGYNRQFLDGYRPNTSFYLTPKEREHLAEVGKTTTEVEAAGTYAKQILNRLLIDLSWNSSRLEGNTYSLLDTRRLIEFGEETQGQNRLEAQMILNHKDAIAFLVSAADEIGFNRYTILNLHGILAQNLLPDEAASGRLRRIAVGIEKSVFHPLEVPQLIEECFNQVLATAQAIRDPFEQSFFAMVQLPYLQPFDDVNKRVSRLAANIPFIKENLSPLSFTDVPRSTYTEAILGVYELNKVDLLKDVFIWTYERSAERYAAVRQSLGDPDPFRQRYREALRQLVGDVVRRHMDRKEAASYIAQWVQDNISADERGRFRETAESDLLNLHEGNFARLQVRPSEFAVWQTAWEHKELVFTAPEERYDFNRDAVVFWGQDRTDRIRCVISEEALHDHFHGDGKNQIRVFRENREAIENLARQKYLSGRIETDGTVLIRTADIPY; encoded by the coding sequence ATGGCGAACCGCCGTGGTGATGAGATCGCAGAGAACCTCGCGGCTGTCGTGGACTTCATACGGCAAAGCGCAGATGGCGCACAGAGTGGTCAAATTGCCGACGCTCTGAAGGAGATTCCTCAGCGAACTCTACAGCGTTGGCTGAAACGCCTCGTGGAGGAAGGAAAGCTAACTCAGGACGGCAAAGGGAGGGCTGCGCGATACCGGCTTCCGAAGGTACTAGAGGAACCAGAAGCCGCCCCCGGCCGGCAAGTGCAGCCGGAACAGGCAAAGTCGGATGAGGCGGTCGTGCCTCTTTCCGCCGGAAGTGAAAAAAACCGTGAGTATCTACGACAACCCTCCTCTGCCAGAAAGGCGGTTGGGTACAACCGTCAGTTTCTCGACGGCTACAGACCCAACACAAGTTTTTATCTCACGCCCAAAGAACGGGAACATCTGGCGGAAGTAGGCAAAACGACGACCGAGGTCGAAGCCGCTGGGACGTATGCCAAACAGATTCTTAACCGCCTGCTCATCGACCTGTCGTGGAATTCCAGCCGACTCGAAGGCAATACCTATTCCTTGCTCGATACTCGGCGTCTGATTGAATTCGGCGAAGAGACGCAGGGGCAGAACAGACTAGAAGCCCAGATGATTCTCAATCACAAGGATGCCATCGCATTTCTTGTGAGTGCGGCCGATGAGATAGGTTTTAACCGCTATACGATTCTGAACCTCCATGGAATTTTGGCGCAGAATCTCTTGCCGGACGAGGCAGCTTCTGGACGTCTACGTCGCATTGCGGTCGGCATTGAAAAGTCCGTCTTTCATCCTCTCGAAGTCCCGCAGTTGATCGAGGAGTGCTTCAATCAGGTGCTAGCAACTGCGCAAGCGATTCGTGATCCGTTCGAACAATCCTTCTTCGCCATGGTGCAACTGCCGTACCTTCAACCCTTCGACGACGTGAATAAACGCGTATCCCGCCTGGCTGCGAATATTCCCTTCATCAAGGAGAATCTATCGCCATTGTCGTTCACTGACGTTCCGCGCTCGACCTACACGGAAGCCATTCTGGGAGTCTATGAGTTGAACAAAGTAGACCTGCTCAAAGATGTCTTCATCTGGACCTACGAGCGCTCAGCCGAGCGCTACGCAGCGGTGCGGCAATCCTTGGGCGATCCCGATCCATTCAGGCAGAGGTATCGGGAGGCACTGCGTCAACTGGTGGGCGATGTGGTGCGGCGACATATGGACAGGAAAGAGGCAGCTTCCTATATCGCGCAGTGGGTGCAGGACAATATTTCCGCGGATGAGCGAGGCAGATTCAGGGAAACGGCCGAGTCTGATCTCCTCAATCTGCATGAGGGAAATTTTGCTCGCCTTCAGGTTCGCCCCAGTGAGTTCGCGGTGTGGCAGACCGCGTGGGAACACAAGGAATTGGTCTTCACGGCCCCCGAAGAACGATACGACTTCAATCGGGATGCAGTCGTGTTCTGGGGGCAGGATCGAACAGATCGCATACGGTGCGTCATCAGCGAAGAAGCGCTACATGATCATTTTCACGGCGACGGCAAAAATCAGATCCGAGTTTTTCGAGAAAACCGTGAGGCCATTGAGAATCTCGCACGGCAAAAATATCTTTCCGGTCGCATCGAAACAGACGGAACCGTCCTGATACGCACAGCAGATATTCCCTATTAA
- a CDS encoding helix-turn-helix transcriptional regulator — translation MAYIQDQIRRAREARNFTQGDLGKRIGQPQSSVSRIERGGDLRVSTLQEMARVLDLEPMLIPKRLVPAVRALIEHAADGGHSKVPAKSSPSLVGGVPEDADEESY, via the coding sequence ATGGCATATATTCAGGATCAAATCCGGCGGGCTCGTGAGGCTAGGAACTTTACCCAGGGTGACCTGGGGAAGCGTATCGGCCAACCGCAAAGCTCCGTTTCCAGAATCGAACGCGGCGGCGACCTCCGCGTGTCCACTTTACAGGAGATGGCGCGCGTTTTAGACCTCGAACCTATGCTCATTCCCAAGCGTCTTGTGCCAGCAGTGCGAGCACTGATCGAACATGCAGCCGATGGAGGCCATTCAAAAGTGCCTGCCAAAAGCAGCCCCTCTCTAGTAGGAGGAGTGCCGGAAGATGCCGACGAAGAAAGCTACTAG